In one window of Microbacterium sp. PM5 DNA:
- a CDS encoding WXG100 family type VII secretion target, whose translation MTAFSVDSDAVLSATGAIRATADRLQSETAAMLGQLTQLQSAWTGSAAVAFQGLVDRWRAAQTELESALGDIGTALGNAGAQYAQTESSAASMFR comes from the coding sequence ATGACCGCGTTCAGTGTGGATTCGGATGCCGTACTCAGCGCCACCGGGGCGATTCGCGCGACCGCCGATCGCCTGCAATCAGAGACCGCCGCGATGCTCGGCCAGCTCACCCAGCTGCAGAGTGCGTGGACGGGCAGCGCCGCCGTTGCTTTCCAGGGGTTGGTCGATCGGTGGCGGGCCGCACAGACCGAGCTGGAGAGCGCGCTCGGCGACATCGGCACCGCCCTGGGGAACGCCGGCGCCCAGTACGCGCAGACCGAGAGCTCCGCCGCGAGCATGTTCCGCTGA
- a CDS encoding HAMP domain-containing sensor histidine kinase: MTADGVYAAHAKKNDRLTSWWRGISLRAKVTGVTVAVLTGGLLVAGFGTAVFLRNAQIAERDQSISQTVTLDQASSLLNVEVVDGVAKFEPADYPPLTSFYIAVYGPDGTRLATGGPPSDNPPVFPATFGLDSTLMQGTTPFDLTSADGKTTFHAAVDILQIPGARENNVQLLALPLTPVNQTVASFVGIYTILALMTILVSALLTRWLVTLAFRSLGQVEQTAMSIARGDFGQRMGDIAPGTEVGKLKTAINAMLDRVDQALGQRDATVLQMRRFIGDASHELRTPLVTVRGYAELYRMGAISGDEQTAQSMERIEKEAIRMGGLVEDLLALARLDERRDIVVAPVDLRPIARDAVLDARATSPERTVSFVDDDSRPAVLRPASAPPTASAPTRRRPPTAAIGALLRRRPRADGETVTAPSPAPAVPLPSEREPIVLGDENRIRQVVANLLGNARRYTPDGSPIELAVGVDEPGGMGWISVIDHGEGIAPQLREKIFQRFWRADTSRTRETGGSGLGLSIVASVVDALHGSIVVSETPGGGATFRVAFPLAQSRDAAEHLFIETQPLPRLHIEP, encoded by the coding sequence ATGACGGCGGACGGCGTGTACGCGGCACACGCGAAGAAGAACGACCGCCTCACCTCGTGGTGGCGCGGCATCAGCCTGCGGGCCAAGGTCACGGGCGTCACCGTGGCCGTGCTGACCGGCGGACTGCTCGTCGCCGGGTTCGGTACAGCGGTGTTCCTGCGCAACGCCCAGATCGCCGAGCGCGACCAGTCGATCAGCCAGACGGTGACGCTCGATCAGGCCAGCAGCCTGCTCAACGTCGAGGTCGTCGACGGGGTCGCCAAATTCGAGCCCGCCGACTATCCGCCGCTGACATCCTTCTACATCGCCGTCTACGGGCCCGACGGCACGAGGCTGGCCACCGGAGGCCCGCCCTCCGACAACCCACCGGTGTTCCCGGCCACGTTCGGTCTCGACAGCACCCTCATGCAGGGCACGACTCCGTTCGATCTCACCTCGGCCGACGGCAAGACGACCTTCCATGCCGCCGTCGACATCCTGCAGATCCCGGGAGCACGCGAGAACAACGTCCAGCTGCTCGCCCTGCCGTTGACGCCCGTGAATCAGACGGTGGCGAGCTTCGTCGGCATCTACACGATTCTGGCGCTCATGACGATCCTGGTGAGCGCCCTGCTCACCCGCTGGCTCGTCACGCTGGCGTTCCGGAGCCTCGGGCAGGTGGAGCAGACGGCGATGTCCATCGCGCGGGGCGACTTCGGCCAGCGCATGGGCGACATCGCTCCCGGCACCGAAGTCGGGAAGCTCAAGACGGCGATCAACGCCATGCTCGACCGCGTGGATCAGGCGCTCGGCCAGCGCGACGCCACCGTGCTGCAGATGCGACGCTTCATCGGCGACGCCAGTCATGAACTGCGCACACCCCTGGTGACCGTGCGCGGATACGCGGAGCTGTACCGGATGGGCGCCATCTCGGGCGACGAGCAGACGGCGCAATCGATGGAACGCATCGAGAAAGAGGCCATCCGCATGGGCGGCCTCGTCGAGGACCTGCTCGCCCTCGCCCGCCTCGACGAGCGCCGTGACATCGTCGTCGCTCCCGTAGACCTGCGCCCGATCGCCCGCGACGCGGTGCTGGATGCGCGCGCGACCTCGCCGGAACGGACCGTCTCGTTCGTCGACGACGACTCACGCCCGGCGGTGCTGCGTCCGGCATCCGCGCCGCCCACGGCCAGCGCCCCGACGCGTCGACGGCCCCCGACCGCGGCGATCGGTGCACTGCTGCGACGCCGGCCGCGCGCCGACGGCGAGACGGTCACAGCACCTTCCCCCGCCCCTGCGGTGCCCCTGCCCTCCGAGCGGGAACCCATCGTCCTGGGCGACGAGAACCGCATCCGCCAGGTCGTCGCGAACCTGCTCGGCAATGCGCGCCGCTACACACCCGACGGCTCGCCGATCGAGCTCGCCGTGGGCGTCGACGAACCGGGCGGAATGGGATGGATCTCGGTCATCGATCACGGCGAGGGCATCGCTCCGCAACTGCGGGAGAAGATCTTCCAGCGGTTCTGGCGCGCAGACACCTCACGCACGCGCGAGACCGGCGGCTCTGGTCTCGGTCTGTCCATCGTGGCGTCGGTGGTCGACGCGCTGCACGGATCGATCGTGGTGAGCGAGACGCCCGGCGGGGGTGCCACCTTCCGCGTCGCCTTCCCGCTCGCGCAGAGCCGCGACGCCGCCGAGCACCTCTTCATCGAGACCCAGCCCCTGCCTCGGCTGCACATCGAGCCCTGA
- a CDS encoding response regulator transcription factor: MTAPRILVVDDEPNIRDLLVTSLRFAGYQVRAVANGAQTISAVLEEEPDLIILDVMLPDMNGFSVTKRLRGAGYTAPILFLTAKDETEDKIEGLNAGGDDYVTKPFSLDEIVARLQAILRRTMQADEESTIRAGELTMDQDTHDVTVGDVSIDLSPTEFKLLRYLMLNPNRVLSKAQILDHVWEYDFNGDAGIVESYISYLRRKIDPYSSEPLIQTKRGFGYMLKAGKTA; this comes from the coding sequence ATGACCGCACCGCGCATCCTCGTCGTGGACGACGAACCGAACATCCGGGACCTGCTGGTCACGAGCCTCAGGTTCGCCGGCTACCAGGTGCGCGCCGTCGCGAACGGCGCGCAGACCATCTCGGCCGTGCTCGAAGAGGAACCAGACCTCATCATCCTCGACGTGATGCTCCCCGACATGAACGGGTTCAGCGTCACCAAGCGCCTCCGCGGCGCGGGGTACACGGCGCCCATCCTCTTCCTCACGGCGAAGGACGAGACCGAGGACAAGATCGAAGGGCTGAACGCCGGTGGCGACGACTACGTCACCAAGCCCTTCTCCCTCGACGAGATCGTCGCGCGACTCCAGGCGATTCTCCGACGCACCATGCAGGCCGACGAGGAGTCGACCATCCGCGCCGGCGAGCTGACCATGGACCAGGACACGCACGACGTCACGGTGGGAGACGTCTCGATCGACCTGTCCCCCACCGAGTTCAAGCTCCTGCGCTATCTCATGCTCAACCCCAACCGGGTGCTCAGCAAGGCGCAGATCCTCGATCACGTCTGGGAGTACGACTTCAACGGCGACGCGGGCATCGTGGAGAGCTACATCTCGTACCTGCGCCGCAAGATCGACCCGTACTCCTCGGAGCCGCTCATCCAGACCAAGCGCGGCTTCGGCTACATGCTGAAGGCCGGCAAGACCGCCTGA
- a CDS encoding type II CAAX endopeptidase family protein: MTTPAPQVPVPPSAPLFAPPTPPVPPTIVRTARALPVDAVIGGLAFHRLNFARRRSGWWTPLVTGILGLAIYLGFLVFVMVVIGIALFRDPERLDDLARLGQSGGVDMGDPLMVAILLGTIALMLPAYILASLIVNGRRVGLVSSAAGRLRWRWMLLCGALAVGVSAVLTVVGLLLPGGTEEPATGGPAPTWPITLVVVLLLVPVQAAAEEYIFRGYLMQSIGRWLRHPAFAILLPVPLFVLGHGYDLLGQIGVGLFAVAAGWLTWRTGGLEAAIALHVVNNLSAFLLSLASGSSPTESSTGLVSFLWSFLLIAGYVAIVEWMLARRPLPRTLVLPPPAPVW; encoded by the coding sequence ATGACGACGCCCGCGCCGCAGGTCCCCGTCCCCCCGTCGGCACCGCTGTTCGCACCCCCGACGCCGCCCGTCCCGCCCACGATCGTCCGCACGGCCCGCGCCCTCCCGGTCGACGCCGTGATCGGTGGTCTCGCCTTCCACCGGCTGAACTTCGCGCGCCGTCGGTCGGGATGGTGGACCCCGCTGGTGACCGGCATCCTGGGCCTCGCGATCTACCTCGGGTTCCTCGTGTTCGTCATGGTCGTCATCGGGATCGCGCTCTTCCGCGACCCGGAGCGCCTGGACGACCTCGCACGCCTCGGTCAGTCGGGCGGCGTCGACATGGGCGACCCCCTCATGGTCGCGATCCTGCTCGGGACGATCGCCCTCATGCTTCCGGCCTACATCCTCGCGTCACTGATCGTGAACGGACGCCGGGTCGGGCTCGTCTCCTCGGCCGCGGGACGGCTGCGCTGGCGCTGGATGCTGCTGTGCGGTGCGCTCGCCGTCGGCGTGTCCGCCGTGCTGACCGTGGTCGGTCTCCTCCTCCCCGGCGGCACGGAGGAGCCCGCGACGGGCGGCCCGGCCCCGACCTGGCCGATCACGCTCGTGGTCGTGCTGCTGCTCGTTCCCGTGCAGGCGGCGGCGGAGGAGTACATCTTCCGCGGGTACCTCATGCAGAGCATCGGGCGCTGGCTGCGGCATCCGGCGTTCGCGATCCTCCTGCCCGTGCCGCTGTTCGTCCTCGGGCACGGCTACGACCTGCTCGGTCAGATCGGCGTCGGCCTGTTTGCCGTCGCTGCCGGCTGGCTCACGTGGCGCACCGGAGGACTGGAGGCGGCGATCGCCCTGCACGTCGTGAACAACCTCTCGGCGTTCCTGCTCTCGCTCGCCTCCGGCTCCAGCCCCACCGAGAGTTCGACGGGACTGGTCAGTTTTCTGTGGTCGTTCCTGCTGATCGCCGGATACGTCGCGATCGTCGAGTGGATGCTGGCGCGTCGTCCGCTGCCGCGCACGCTCGTCCTGCCGCCACCGGCTCCCGTGTGGTGA
- a CDS encoding DNA repair helicase XPB: MADGPLIVQSDRTVLLEVAHPHAETARHELAIFAELERAPEHIHTYRVTRLGLWNARAAGHSADDMLATLDRWSRFPVPASVSIDIRETVNRYGRLVIERDAEGALVLRGSDPAVLAEMAKNKRIQPLLIGHPSPDTYVIDAWARGHIKQELLKIGWPAEDHAGYTPGTPHEIDLHEDGWTLRPYQRQAVDIFSEGGSGVVVLPCGAGKTLVGAAAMAETKTTTLILVTNTVSARQWRDELLKRTTLTPEEIGEYSGQTKEIKPVTIATYQILTAKRKGQYAHLALLDALDWGLIVYDEVHLLPAPVFKLTADLQARRRLGLTATLVREDGREGDVFSLIGPKRFDAPWKEIEAQGFISPAVCYEVRVDLPPSDRMEYAASADDERYRLAATAHAKIGVVKDLVARHAGEQILVIGQYLDQIDVLSEALDAPKITGATPVDEREELFAAFREARLPVLVVSKVANFSIDLPDASVAIQVSGSFGSRQEEAQRLGRLLRPKSNGHTASFYTLIARDTVDQDFAQNRQRFLAEQGYSYTILDAEGIAAA, translated from the coding sequence ATGGCTGACGGCCCCCTCATCGTGCAAAGCGACCGCACCGTGCTGCTCGAAGTCGCGCACCCCCACGCGGAGACGGCGCGCCACGAGCTCGCCATCTTCGCCGAGCTCGAGCGCGCACCCGAGCACATCCACACCTACCGGGTCACCCGACTGGGGCTCTGGAACGCGCGCGCCGCGGGGCACAGCGCCGACGACATGCTGGCCACCCTCGACCGCTGGTCGCGCTTCCCCGTGCCCGCATCGGTGTCGATCGACATCCGTGAGACGGTGAACCGCTACGGACGTCTGGTCATCGAACGGGATGCCGAGGGCGCACTCGTGCTGCGAGGCTCCGACCCCGCGGTTCTCGCCGAGATGGCGAAGAACAAGCGCATCCAGCCCCTGCTGATCGGCCACCCCTCCCCCGACACGTACGTGATCGACGCGTGGGCGCGCGGGCACATCAAGCAGGAACTGCTGAAGATCGGCTGGCCGGCGGAGGATCACGCCGGCTACACCCCCGGCACCCCGCACGAGATCGATCTGCACGAGGACGGCTGGACCCTGCGTCCGTATCAGCGCCAGGCCGTCGACATCTTCAGCGAGGGCGGCTCGGGTGTCGTCGTGCTTCCCTGCGGCGCCGGCAAGACGCTCGTGGGGGCCGCGGCGATGGCCGAGACGAAGACGACGACCCTCATCCTCGTCACCAACACCGTCAGCGCGCGCCAGTGGCGCGACGAGCTGCTCAAGCGCACGACGCTGACCCCCGAGGAGATCGGCGAGTACTCGGGACAGACCAAGGAGATCAAGCCGGTCACCATCGCGACCTATCAGATCCTCACGGCGAAGCGAAAGGGCCAGTACGCGCACCTCGCGCTCCTGGATGCGCTGGACTGGGGCCTCATCGTCTACGACGAGGTGCATCTGCTTCCCGCACCGGTCTTCAAGCTCACCGCCGACCTGCAGGCGCGTCGCCGACTCGGACTCACCGCGACGCTCGTCCGAGAGGACGGGCGCGAAGGGGACGTCTTCAGCCTCATCGGCCCCAAGCGCTTCGATGCTCCGTGGAAGGAGATCGAGGCCCAGGGCTTCATCTCTCCGGCCGTCTGCTACGAGGTGCGCGTCGACCTCCCGCCGTCCGACCGCATGGAGTACGCGGCATCCGCCGACGACGAGCGCTACCGTCTCGCCGCCACGGCCCACGCGAAGATCGGCGTGGTGAAGGATCTCGTCGCCCGCCACGCGGGAGAGCAGATCCTCGTCATCGGCCAGTATCTCGATCAGATCGACGTGCTGTCCGAGGCTCTGGACGCACCGAAGATCACCGGAGCGACGCCCGTGGACGAGCGCGAGGAGCTGTTCGCCGCCTTCCGTGAGGCGCGCCTGCCTGTCCTCGTCGTCTCGAAGGTCGCGAACTTCTCGATCGATCTGCCCGACGCCTCGGTCGCGATCCAGGTGTCGGGATCATTCGGCTCGCGCCAGGAGGAGGCGCAGCGGCTCGGACGACTGCTGCGTCCGAAGTCGAACGGGCACACGGCGAGCTTCTACACGCTCATCGCGCGCGACACGGTCGACCAGGACTTCGCGCAGAACCGGCAGCGCTTCCTCGCCGAGCAGGGCTACAGCTACACGATCCTGGATGCCGAGGGCATCGCCGCCGCGTAG